Proteins encoded in a region of the Pseudomonas sp. GOM7 genome:
- a CDS encoding carbohydrate ABC transporter permease: MSVTTLTAKASPFDALQRWLPKLVLAPSMLVVLVGFYGYILWTALLSFTNSSFMPSYKWVGLQQYARLLDNDRWWVASKNLMVFGGLFIGISLVVGVLLAVLLDQRIRREGFIRTIYLYPMALSMIVTGTAWKWLLNPGLGLDKMLRDWGWEGFRLDWLVDQDRVIYCLVIAAVWQASGFVMALFLAGLRSVDQSIIRAAQVDGASLPTIYLRIVLPSLRPVFFSAVMILAHIAIKSFDLVAAMTAGGPGYASDLPAMFMYNFTFSRGQMGIGSASAMLMLGAILAILVPYLYSELRGKRHD; encoded by the coding sequence ATGAGTGTCACGACGCTAACCGCCAAGGCTTCACCCTTCGACGCGCTGCAACGCTGGCTGCCCAAGCTGGTGCTGGCGCCGAGCATGCTGGTGGTGCTGGTCGGTTTCTATGGCTACATCCTGTGGACGGCGCTGCTGTCGTTCACCAATTCCAGCTTCATGCCCAGCTACAAGTGGGTGGGCCTGCAGCAGTACGCACGGCTGCTGGACAACGACCGCTGGTGGGTGGCGAGCAAGAACCTGATGGTTTTCGGCGGCCTGTTCATCGGCATCAGCCTGGTAGTCGGCGTGCTGCTGGCGGTGCTGCTGGATCAGCGCATCCGTCGTGAAGGCTTCATCCGCACCATCTACCTGTACCCCATGGCGCTGTCGATGATCGTCACCGGCACCGCCTGGAAGTGGCTGCTCAACCCGGGCCTCGGCCTGGACAAGATGCTCCGCGACTGGGGCTGGGAAGGCTTTCGCCTGGACTGGCTGGTGGATCAGGATCGGGTCATCTACTGCCTGGTGATCGCCGCCGTGTGGCAGGCCTCGGGCTTCGTCATGGCGTTGTTCCTGGCCGGGCTGCGCAGCGTCGATCAGTCGATCATCCGCGCCGCCCAGGTGGACGGCGCGAGCCTGCCGACCATCTACCTGCGCATCGTGCTGCCGAGCCTGCGCCCGGTGTTCTTCAGCGCGGTGATGATCCTCGCTCATATCGCCATCAAGAGCTTCGACCTGGTGGCGGCGATGACCGCCGGTGGCCCCGGCTACGCCTCCGACCTGCCGGCGATGTTCATGTACAACTTCACCTTCAGCCGCGGCCAGATGGGCATTGGCTCGGCCAGCGCGATGCTGATGCT